One Osmerus eperlanus chromosome 16, fOsmEpe2.1, whole genome shotgun sequence DNA segment encodes these proteins:
- the egfra gene encoding epidermal growth factor receptor has product MNRLQFTMARLFRIWITFTSLTLVLSARPEKKVCQGITNKFNLLGSKEDHYLNMVKTYSNCTVILENLEVTYMEEHHDLSFLSSIQEVSGYVLIALNTASRIPLQNLRIIRGHSLYDEKYALSVLSNYNRTLGLGTNELPLTSLTEILKGGVKFSGNQLCNVDTIQWYDIVNGDSKPKMEFPLLSNNPLCKRCDPSCFNGSCWGPGPENCQTLTKLNCAEQCSKRCKGPSPSDCCNEHCAAGCTGPRPTNCLACRDFQDDGTCKGHCPPLQLYDPNLHMLVQNPDGKYNFGASCVKRCPHNYVVTDHGACVRTCNNETYEVEERGLRKCRKCDGLCPKVCNGLNVGTLDKVLSVNASNIDSFKNCTKIHGDIAIIHTSIYGDKFTNTPRLDPYKLDVFKTVKEITGYLLIQTWPENMTSLSPFENLEIIRGRTKRGAFSLAVTKVNIDHLGLRSLKEISDGDVVISDNPNLCYTRKRHWKRLFKSDKQTIRMESIQIGDACALQNSSCDKMCTNDGCWGPGPAMCFSCRDYSRERTCVGSCNVLEGERREYVVNQACMECDPECVALNESQTCSGPGPTNCTLCANFQDGPNCVSRCPQGMPGEDDTLVWKYADKMNVCQLCHKNCTQGCTGPGLTGCQTGTSGLSMIAAGVVGGLLAMLLAGLSVFVLLRRRHIKRKRTTRRLLQERELVEPLTPSGEAPNQALLRILKETEFKKIKVLGSGAFGTVFKGLWVPEGEDVKIPVAIKVLREGTSPKANKDILDEAYVMASVDNPHVCRLLGICLTSTVQLVTQLMPFGCLLDYIRENKDNTGSQYLLNWCVQIAKGMSYLEERHLVHRDLAARNVLVKTPQHVKITDFGLAKLLNADEKEYHADGGKVPIKWMALESILHRTYTHQSDVWSYGVTVWELMTFGSKPYDGIPASEIAGVLEKGERLPQPPICTIDVYMIMVKCWMIDADSRPRFRELIAEFTKMARDPSRYLVIQGDDRMHLPSPTDNRFYRSLISGEDMEDAVDADEYLVPQLHSFFSSPSTSRTQLLHSASLNSSIGTCHSRNGHGLFPVRDGSMVLRYIPDPTDRFLNQAFQPAPDYMNQNGVSDMLNPVYQHPGPPRGLLPTISSDDTETEYLNCFKNGADGPEYLNELQPVFLAPTPNSPVVHKVQTIQPQNSMDNPDYQQDFTPTFKTHANGHIPSAENAEYLGPN; this is encoded by the exons TGTGCCAGGGCATCACCAACAAGTTTAACCTGCTGGGCTCCAAAGAGGACCACTACCTGAACATGGTGAAGACCTACAGCAACTGCACGGTGATCCTGGAGAACCTGGAGGTCACCTACATGGAGGAGCACCACGACTTGTCCTTTCTCAGc TCTATTCAGGAAGTGAGTGGTTATGTTCTGATTGCCCTCAACACTGCATCCAGGATTCCTCTGCAGAACCTGCGCATCATCCGAGGCCATTCTCTCTACGATGAAAAATATGCACTGTCTGTGCTATCCAACTATAACAGAACCCTGGGTTTGGGAACCAATGAGCTTCCTCTGACCAGCCTGACAG AAATACTAAAAGGAGGAGTGAAGTTCTCAGGTAACCAACTGTGCAATGTTGACACGATACAGTGGTATGACATTGTGAACGGCGACAGCAAACCTAAAATGGAATTTCCGCTGTTGAGCAACAACCCACTCT GTAAAAGATGTGATCCAAGTTGCTTTAATGGTTCATGCTGGGGACCTGGACCAGAAAACTGCCAGACAT TGACTAAACTGAACTGTGCTGAGCAATGCTCTAAGAGATGCAAGGGCCCTTCACCCAGTGACTGCTGCAAcgagcactgtgctgctggctgCACTGGACCCAGGCCCACCAACTGTCTG GCTTGCCGTGACTTCCAGGACGACGGTACGTGTAAGGgccactgcccccccctccagctctaCGACCCAAACCTGCACATGTTGGTCCAAAACCCGGATGGGAAGTACAACTTTGGGGCCTCCTGTGTCAAGCGCTGCCCAC ATAACTATGTGGTGACGGACCATGGCGCATGTGTCAGGACATGCAACAATGAAACCTacgaagtggaggagagagggctcagGAAATGCAGGAAGTGTGATGGACTGTGCCCCAAAG TTTGCAATGGACTCAATGTGGGAACACTGGACAAGGTGCTGTCAGTCAATGCCTCCAACATTGATTCCTTCAAAAACTGCACCAAAATCCATGGAGACATTGCTATTATCCACACATCCATTTACGG AGACAAGTTCACCAACACACCAAGATTGGACCCTTACAAACTTGACGTTTTCAAGACGGTGAAAGAAATTACTG GATACTTATTGATTCAGACTTGGCCAGAGAACATGACCTCCCTCAGCCCCTTTGAGAACCTAGAGATCATCAGAGGAAGAACCAAGCG TGGAGCATTCAGCCTGGCTGTCACCAAGGTCAACATTGACCACCTGGGCCTACGCTCTCTGAAGGAGATCAGTGATGGAGATGTGGTCATCTCAGACAACCCTAACCTGTGCTACACCAGGAAACGCCACTGGAAGCGGCTCTTTAAGTCCGACAAGCAAACCATCCGTATGGAGAGCATCCAAATTGGAGACGCCTGTG CGCTGCAGAACAGCTCGTGTGACAAGATGTGCACCAACGACGGCTGCTGGGGTCCTGGGCCGGCCATGTGCTTCTCCTGCAGAGACTACAGCCGAGAGAGGACCTGCGTGGGCTCCTGCAATGTCCTGGAGGG AGAGCGTCGGGAGTACGTGGTTAACCAAGCCTGCATGGAGTGTGACCCCGAGTGCGTAGCCCTCAATGAAAGCCAGACCTGCTCTGGACCT gGTCCAACAAATTGTACCCTGTGTGCCAACTTCCAAGACGGACCCAACTGTGTTTCCCGCTGCCCGCAAGGCATGCCAGGAGAGGACGACACTCTAGTCTGGAAATACGCAGACAAAATGAACGTGTGCCAGCTGTGCCATAAAAACTGCACCCAGGG ATGTACCGGTCCTGGTTTGACAGGCTGCCAGACAGG AACCTCAGGCCTCTCGATGATTGCGGCGGGCGTGGTGGGCGGGCTCCTAGCGATGCTCCTCGCTGGCCTGTCTGTCTTCGTCCTGCTGCGCAGGCGCCACATCAAGAGGAAGAGGACAACGCGCCGACtcctccaggagagagag CTGGTTGAACCTTTGACCCCGAGTGGAGAGGCACCCAATCAGGCTCTGCTCCGGATCCTGAAGGAGACTGAGTTCAAGAAGATCAAAGTGTTGGGATCAGGTGCCTTTGGTACCGTTTTCAAG GGCCTGTGGGTCCCAGAAGGAGAAGATGTGAAGATCCCTGTTGCCATCAAGGTTTTACGAGAAGGGACATCACCAAAAGCCAACAAGGACATTCTGGAT gAGGCCTATGTGATGGCCAGTGTGGACAACCCCCATGTGTGTCGTCTGCTGGGGATCTGCCTGACCTCCACGGTGCAGCTGGTCACACAGCTGATGCCCTTCGGCTGTCTGCTGGACTACATCAGAGAGAACAAGGACAACACTGGCTCCCAGTACCTGCTCAACTGGTGTGTGCAGATTGCCAAG GGGATGAGCTACCTGGAGGAGCGTCACCTGGTCCACAGGGACCTGGCTGCCAGGAACGTGCTGGTGAAGACCCCCCAACACGTCAAGATCACCGATTTTGGCCTGGCCAAGCTCCTCAACGCAGACGAGAAGGAGTATCACGCAGATGGAGGGAAG GTACCAATCAAATGGATGGCACTTGAGTCCATTCTGcacaggacatacacacaccagagtgATGTTTGGAGCTATG GTGTGACGGTTTGGGAGTTGATGACGTTCGGGTCCAAGCCCTATGACGGCATACCTGCCAGTGAGATTGCTGGAGTgctggagaagggggagagactgCCCCAGCCACCTATCTGCACCATAGACGTCTACATGATCATGGTCAAAT GTTGGATGATCGATGCGGACAGCAGGCCACGTTTCCGCGAGCTGATCGCCGAGTTCACCAAGATGGCGCGTGACCCGTCACGCTACCTCGTCATTCAG GGGGACGACCGGATGCACCTCCCCAGCCCCACGGACAACCGCTTCTACCGGAGTCTGATCAGCGGCGAGGACATGGAGGACGCCGTGGATGCAGACGAGTACCTGGTGCCCCAGCTTCACAGCTTCTTCAGCagccccagcacctccaggACCCAGCTCCTCCACTCGGCG AGCCTGAACAGCAGTATTGGAACGTGCCACAGCAGGAACGGG CATGGGTTGTTCCCCGTCAGAGACGGAAGCATGGTTCTTCGCTATATTCCTGATCCCACAGACAGATTTTTAAACCAGGCCTTCCAACCAGCCCCAG ACTACATGAACCAAAATGGGGTTTCAGATATGCTGAACCCAGTGTATCAGCACCCTGGCCCCCCCCGTGGCCTCCTCCCCACCATCTCCTCAGACGACACAGAGACAGAATACCTGAACTGCTTTAAGAATGGAGCGGATGGGCCAGAGTACCTGAACGAGCTCCAGCCTGTGTTCCTGGCCCCCACCCCTAACAGCCCTGTAGTCCACAAAGTTCAGACAATCCAGCCTCAGAACAGCATGGACAACCCAGACTACCAGCAGGACTTTACCCCCACCTTCAAGACCCACGCCAACGGTCACATCCCATCTGCAGAGAACGCCGAGTACTTGGGCCCAAACTGA